One genomic segment of bacterium includes these proteins:
- a CDS encoding DUF2179 domain-containing protein, with protein MLPELILSAGVIALLRIFDVSLGTLRSIFVIQSRKYIAAITGFFEVLIWIFAMRYIVQHMDHELNLIGYASGFALGTFLGVTMDQKLGFSYIQISILSKGKGQLIANALRDANFGATILPGAGVTGDILMVFTVINRNRYIRLLEIVNKIDPDVFINIQPASPFKGYISRDHK; from the coding sequence GTGTTACCAGAATTAATTCTTAGTGCTGGTGTAATAGCACTATTGAGAATATTTGATGTTTCCCTTGGAACTCTGAGGTCAATCTTCGTAATTCAATCAAGAAAATATATAGCCGCGATTACAGGTTTTTTTGAGGTGCTGATATGGATTTTTGCGATGCGATATATTGTTCAACATATGGATCATGAGCTTAACTTAATTGGTTATGCCAGTGGATTCGCACTTGGAACATTTTTGGGAGTTACCATGGATCAGAAACTCGGCTTCAGTTATATTCAGATCAGTATACTATCAAAAGGGAAAGGACAACTTATAGCAAATGCTTTAAGAGATGCTAACTTCGGTGCGACCATTTTACCAGGCGCAGGCGTTACTGGGGATATATTGATGGTGTTCACTGTAATTAATAGGAACAGATACATTAGGTTACTGGAGATAGTAAATAAAATTGATCCGGATGTTTTTATTAATATTCAACCAGCGTCACCATTTAAAGGATATATATCAAGAGACCATAAATAA
- a CDS encoding SDR family oxidoreductase, with product MRICLSCYILLAKEGAKVAVTDILEKEGQEVVQIINDSGGVAKFWQLDVLKEKEVEKVYSEIVNEFGHLDSTVNNAGISGVDKPTHELSEDEWDAVMNINVKGVFFCTKHAVLQMKKNGNGGSIVNMSSIYGLIGAGDIPHYHASKGAVRLMTKNDAIIYAKDNIRINSIHPGFIWTPLVEEFGKLKTGFREHLDSLHPIGHIGEPLDIAYGVIYLVSDESKFVTGSELVIDGGYTAQ from the coding sequence GTGCGTATCTGTTTGTCCTGTTATATTCTATTAGCGAAAGAAGGTGCAAAAGTTGCTGTTACTGATATTCTTGAAAAAGAGGGTCAAGAAGTGGTTCAAATAATTAATGATTCTGGAGGTGTCGCGAAGTTTTGGCAACTTGATGTATTGAAAGAAAAAGAAGTTGAAAAGGTTTATTCTGAAATAGTAAATGAATTCGGACATCTCGATTCCACAGTAAACAATGCTGGAATATCAGGTGTTGATAAGCCGACACACGAATTAAGCGAGGATGAATGGGATGCTGTCATGAATATTAACGTAAAAGGTGTTTTCTTTTGCACTAAGCATGCTGTACTTCAGATGAAAAAAAATGGCAATGGTGGGAGTATCGTAAATATGTCGTCAATTTATGGACTAATAGGTGCTGGAGACATACCACATTATCATGCTTCAAAAGGTGCTGTTAGATTAATGACAAAAAATGATGCGATAATTTATGCAAAAGATAACATCCGGATTAATTCTATACATCCGGGTTTTATTTGGACACCATTAGTTGAAGAGTTTGGGAAACTAAAAACTGGGTTCAGAGAACACTTAGATAGCTTACACCCAATTGGACACATTGGCGAACCATTAGATATCGCATATGGAGTAATTTACCTTGTATCGGATGAATCTAAGTTTGTCACAGGAAGTGAATTGGTAATAGATGGCGGTTACACTGCTCAATAA
- a CDS encoding YfhL family 4Fe-4S dicluster ferredoxin gives MAYTIMEECINCHACEPECPNEAISRGDTIFVIDPNLCSECVGYHNEPQCVSVCPVIFY, from the coding sequence ATGGCTTATACGATAATGGAAGAATGTATTAATTGTCATGCTTGTGAACCTGAATGTCCGAACGAAGCAATTTCACGGGGTGATACAATATTTGTTATAGATCCTAATCTATGTTCTGAATGTGTGGGCTACCACAATGAACCACAGTGCGTATCTGTTTGTCCTGTTATATTCTATTAG